The following coding sequences are from one Shewanella eurypsychrophilus window:
- a CDS encoding M3 family metallopeptidase, with amino-acid sequence MHKTLIAIAITATLALSACSTIKNDSTVATMVQAQNPFLQASTLQYQAPDFSLIKDEHFAPALELGITEHYQEILAIANNPDAVTFENTIVAMEKSGELLNRTSKIFYNLTSSNSNPTLRKVQGEMAPKMAAHSDNINLNPALFSRVENIYNTRADLNLSAEANRLVEVYYQRFVRAGAKLSDSQKKQIRGLNEEQSTLTNEFAQRLMRLTKEIAIVVDSKAQLSGLSDSAIRAAAADAKANGQESKYQLNITNTTRQPVLKQLDNRELRQQIWQASANRGLEGENETASIVARLAKLRAERAELLGFDSWADYRLAPQMAKTPEAVYQMFGSMVPAVVANTNKEAADIQAMINSTGGDFELAPWDWAYYAELVRKDKYDLDASATRPYFEFDRVLKDGVFFTLNALYGVSFTPRPDLPVYHPDVKAYELFDEDGTSLAIFYADHFAREGKRGGAWMSSFVGQAELLNSKPVVVNVMNIKKAPAGEPTFVSYDEVTTMFHEMGHGTHGMFSKVTYPTLSGTSVSRDFVEFPSTFEEDWAAHPAVLANYAKHYETGEPIPEELLNKLLKSRSFNQGFDTLEYMSAALLDLEWHSLKADAPLQDVASFEAAALKKHGVDLSAVPPRYKSTYFAHAFPGGYSASYYAYMWSEILAADAFAYVQTQGGLNREIGMKFRKTIREVGNTVAPMDAYKAFRGQEPTTEALLNRRGLNK; translated from the coding sequence ATGCATAAAACACTCATCGCTATTGCTATTACAGCAACGCTCGCGTTAAGCGCTTGTTCAACCATTAAAAATGATTCAACGGTAGCGACTATGGTTCAAGCCCAAAATCCTTTCTTACAGGCAAGTACCTTGCAATATCAAGCGCCCGATTTTAGCTTGATTAAAGACGAGCATTTCGCGCCAGCACTTGAACTTGGGATCACCGAGCATTACCAAGAGATCCTTGCGATAGCCAATAATCCAGATGCGGTAACATTTGAAAATACCATCGTTGCGATGGAAAAAAGTGGTGAGCTGTTAAACCGGACTTCTAAGATTTTTTATAACCTCACAAGCTCAAACAGCAACCCAACACTGCGTAAAGTACAGGGTGAGATGGCGCCAAAAATGGCAGCGCATTCAGACAATATCAATCTAAACCCAGCGTTATTTTCCCGGGTCGAGAATATTTATAACACCCGCGCCGATCTTAACTTATCAGCAGAAGCTAATCGCTTAGTCGAGGTTTATTATCAGCGTTTTGTTCGCGCTGGGGCTAAGCTCAGCGATAGTCAGAAAAAACAGATCCGCGGGCTAAACGAAGAGCAGTCCACACTCACCAATGAATTTGCTCAGCGTTTAATGAGACTGACCAAAGAGATCGCTATTGTTGTAGATAGTAAAGCACAGCTTAGCGGTTTATCTGATAGCGCTATTCGCGCCGCCGCTGCGGATGCAAAAGCCAATGGCCAGGAAAGTAAGTATCAACTCAATATCACTAACACTACACGCCAACCTGTGCTGAAGCAGTTAGATAATCGCGAGCTACGCCAGCAAATATGGCAAGCCTCCGCTAATCGTGGTCTTGAGGGCGAAAACGAAACCGCCTCTATTGTTGCCCGTTTAGCCAAACTTCGAGCCGAGCGCGCAGAACTACTTGGATTTGACAGCTGGGCAGATTATCGCCTTGCACCTCAGATGGCCAAAACGCCTGAAGCTGTGTACCAGATGTTCGGGTCTATGGTGCCAGCCGTTGTTGCCAATACCAATAAAGAAGCTGCCGACATCCAAGCGATGATAAACAGTACCGGCGGTGATTTTGAACTAGCACCATGGGACTGGGCTTACTATGCCGAACTTGTTCGTAAAGATAAGTATGACCTAGACGCTAGCGCAACTCGCCCCTATTTTGAGTTTGATCGCGTATTAAAAGACGGTGTTTTCTTCACCCTTAACGCCCTCTATGGTGTGAGTTTTACACCGCGTCCAGACTTGCCGGTATACCATCCCGACGTTAAAGCCTATGAGCTGTTTGATGAAGATGGCACGAGTTTAGCTATTTTCTACGCCGACCACTTTGCCCGAGAAGGTAAACGCGGCGGGGCTTGGATGAGTTCATTTGTTGGCCAAGCTGAGCTGCTAAACAGCAAGCCTGTTGTGGTCAACGTGATGAACATCAAAAAGGCGCCCGCGGGCGAGCCGACCTTTGTTAGCTACGATGAAGTGACCACCATGTTCCACGAGATGGGTCACGGTACACACGGTATGTTCTCTAAGGTGACTTACCCAACGCTTTCTGGCACCTCAGTCTCACGGGATTTTGTTGAGTTTCCATCTACCTTCGAAGAGGATTGGGCGGCGCATCCTGCAGTGTTAGCTAACTACGCCAAGCACTATGAAACAGGTGAACCCATTCCTGAAGAGCTACTTAATAAACTGCTTAAATCCCGTAGCTTTAACCAAGGCTTCGATACGCTTGAATATATGTCTGCAGCCCTGCTCGATTTAGAGTGGCACTCACTCAAAGCCGATGCTCCACTGCAAGACGTCGCCAGCTTTGAAGCGGCAGCACTGAAAAAGCACGGTGTAGACCTATCAGCTGTGCCGCCAAGGTATAAATCAACTTACTTTGCTCACGCGTTCCCTGGTGGCTATTCAGCCAGTTACTACGCTTACATGTGGAGTGAAATTTTGGCGGCCGATGCCTTTGCTTACGTGCAAACTCAAGGCGGCTTAAACCGTGAAATAGGCATGAAGTTTAGAAAAACTATTCGTGAGGTCGGTAATACCGTCGCACCAATGGATGCTTATAAAGCCTTTAGGGGTCAAGAGCCAACAACAGAAGCCCTGCTAAACCGAAGAGGCTTAAACAAGTAA
- a CDS encoding LysR family transcriptional regulator — MYNLEQLRMFVVTAQSGSFSACARKLGKVQSAVSQGIANLEIELNTTLFDRCSRKPSLTPHGERLLPFAQAILQQTYELDSVTSALNSSHETQIKMAVDDALLPIIISILNDFATLFPATNIELCAVSTPDVLTLVHTGRADLGLMFASGDFPKEVDLCYVGSLPFNGVVSPEHPLAKMDIVTAADLIPHRQLLIRGMGGQELAHCPHISSHIWWGNSFNAVNTMVKEGLGWSYIPVHMAERYEHQGEMVRMNLSFDHKPWRVPIDRVMAKQKARGPAFMWLAEAVTCLLGE, encoded by the coding sequence CAATCAGGGTCATTTTCGGCATGCGCTCGCAAGCTGGGAAAAGTGCAGTCGGCGGTGAGTCAGGGGATCGCCAACCTCGAAATTGAGCTTAATACGACGCTATTTGATCGCTGCAGCCGTAAACCGTCACTAACCCCCCATGGAGAGCGATTATTACCGTTTGCTCAAGCTATTTTGCAACAAACATACGAGCTTGACTCAGTGACCAGCGCGCTAAACTCATCCCATGAAACACAGATTAAAATGGCGGTGGACGATGCATTATTGCCGATTATAATTAGCATTTTAAATGATTTCGCGACACTTTTTCCTGCTACCAACATAGAGCTCTGCGCAGTTTCAACACCTGATGTGTTAACGCTAGTGCACACGGGGCGAGCCGATTTAGGCCTAATGTTTGCAAGTGGTGATTTTCCCAAAGAAGTGGATTTATGTTACGTCGGTAGCTTGCCGTTCAATGGCGTCGTGAGTCCAGAGCATCCACTGGCAAAAATGGACATAGTCACTGCTGCGGATTTAATCCCACATCGTCAATTGTTGATCCGTGGCATGGGAGGTCAGGAATTGGCGCACTGCCCTCACATCTCTTCACATATCTGGTGGGGAAACAGCTTTAATGCAGTTAATACTATGGTAAAAGAAGGGCTGGGGTGGAGTTATATTCCAGTACATATGGCGGAGCGATATGAGCATCAAGGTGAGATGGTGCGAATGAATTTAAGCTTTGATCATAAGCCATGGCGAGTACCGATTGATCGCGTGATGGCAAAACAAAAGGCGAGGGGACCGGCCTTTATGTGGCTAGCAGAAGCGGTTACTTGTTTGCTGGGTGAGTAA